Proteins encoded in a region of the Pseudomonas shahriarae genome:
- a CDS encoding DUF2388 domain-containing protein, translated as MLKPNYLLALCLMGAAHAQATSFVMTTDALVSLSMSATKGTSSNFKDDKIVLAAKDDAAAFVASHGEIRGVQLESALQHIRRTLPALRDTDEQLARGILAL; from the coding sequence ATGCTCAAGCCAAACTATCTGCTCGCCCTATGCCTGATGGGCGCTGCCCATGCCCAGGCCACCAGCTTTGTGATGACCACCGACGCCCTGGTCAGCCTGTCGATGAGTGCCACCAAGGGCACCAGCAGCAACTTCAAGGATGACAAGATCGTACTGGCGGCCAAGGACGATGCCGCGGCGTTTGTTGCCAGCCACGGCGAGATACGCGGTGTCCAGCTGGAGTCGGCATTGCAGCACATTCGCCGCACCTTGCCGGCGTTACGCGATACGGACGAGCAACTCGCCCGGGGGATTCTGGCGTTGTGA
- the rnhA gene encoding ribonuclease HI, whose amino-acid sequence MTDSVELFTDGACKGNPGPGGWGALLVCKGVEKELWGGEPNTTNNRMELMGAIRGLEELKRRCDVLLVTDSQYVMKGINEWMVNWKKRGWKTAAKEPVKNADLWQLLDEQCNRHNITWKWVRGHIGHPGNERADQLANRGVDDVRGYKQS is encoded by the coding sequence ATGACCGATAGCGTAGAACTCTTTACCGACGGCGCCTGCAAGGGCAATCCTGGTCCGGGCGGCTGGGGCGCCTTGCTGGTGTGCAAGGGCGTGGAGAAGGAGTTGTGGGGCGGCGAACCCAACACCACCAACAACCGCATGGAGCTGATGGGCGCCATTCGCGGCCTGGAGGAACTCAAGCGCCGTTGCGACGTGCTGCTGGTGACGGACTCGCAGTACGTCATGAAAGGCATCAACGAGTGGATGGTCAACTGGAAAAAGCGCGGTTGGAAAACTGCAGCCAAGGAGCCGGTAAAGAACGCCGACCTATGGCAGTTGCTGGATGAACAGTGCAACCGCCATAACATCACCTGGAAATGGGTGCGCGGGCATATCGGCCACCCGGGCAACGAGCGGGCCGACCAACTGGCCAATCGTGGCGTGGATGACGTGCGCGGTTACAAGCAGAGCTGA
- a CDS encoding class I SAM-dependent methyltransferase translates to MTDKAFAQADPEWLALISAAREWLSGPIGQFLLEQERLMLEEELERFFGGYLVHYGPSAQTPPPAPQVQRNVRLGAPLPGVEIVCEEQAWPLSEHAADVVVMQHGLDFCLSPHGLLREAASAVRPGGHLLIVGINPWSSWGLRHVFAHDALRQARCISPSRVSDWLNLLGFALEKRRFGCYRPPLASPKWQGRLAGWERRAGAWQLSGGGFYLLVARKIVVGLRPVSQVRREPIGKLVPMPLAKVNRRSSEQ, encoded by the coding sequence ATGACTGATAAAGCGTTCGCCCAGGCCGATCCCGAGTGGCTGGCGTTGATCAGCGCAGCCCGTGAGTGGCTGTCCGGGCCGATCGGGCAATTTCTGCTGGAACAGGAGCGGCTTATGCTCGAAGAAGAGCTTGAGCGCTTCTTTGGCGGCTACCTGGTGCACTACGGCCCTTCGGCACAAACCCCGCCGCCCGCGCCCCAGGTGCAGCGCAATGTGCGCCTGGGCGCGCCGTTGCCGGGGGTCGAGATTGTCTGCGAAGAACAGGCCTGGCCTTTGAGCGAGCACGCCGCCGATGTGGTGGTGATGCAGCATGGCCTGGATTTCTGCCTGTCGCCCCATGGCTTGCTGCGTGAAGCGGCCAGCGCGGTGCGCCCGGGTGGCCATCTGTTGATCGTCGGCATCAACCCCTGGAGCTCCTGGGGCCTGCGGCATGTCTTCGCCCATGATGCGCTGCGCCAGGCGCGCTGCATCTCGCCCTCGCGGGTCAGCGACTGGTTGAACCTGCTGGGCTTCGCGCTGGAGAAACGTCGCTTCGGGTGCTATCGTCCGCCGCTTGCTTCGCCCAAGTGGCAGGGCCGGTTGGCCGGTTGGGAGCGCCGTGCCGGGGCCTGGCAGTTGTCCGGGGGCGGTTTCTACCTGCTGGTAGCCCGTAAGATCGTGGTCGGGCTGCGACCGGTGAGCCAGGTCCGGCGCGAGCCCATCGGCAAACTGGTGCCAATGCCCCTGGCCAAGGTCAACCGGCGCTCCAGCGAGCAATAA
- the gloB gene encoding hydroxyacylglutathione hydrolase, protein MIQISALPAFTDNYIWLLQDHRSHRCAVVDPGDAAPVMAWLAQHPDWTLGDILITHHHNDHVGGVEQLKQATGAKVYGPASEKIPARDVALNDNDRIEVLGWGFDVLAVPGHTLGHIAFYHHGLLFCGDTLFAAGCGRLFEGTPQQMYNSLERLAALPADTLVYCTHEYTQSNLRFAQAVEPHNADIAERVAKVSQLRAAGKMTVPSTLALEKLTNPFLRTAETSVKQKADEWGNRDNRAGSEVFASLRAWKDTF, encoded by the coding sequence ATGATACAGATCAGTGCCCTGCCCGCCTTCACCGATAACTACATCTGGTTGTTACAGGACCATCGCAGCCATCGTTGTGCCGTGGTCGATCCGGGCGATGCCGCGCCTGTCATGGCGTGGCTTGCGCAACATCCGGACTGGACCCTCGGCGACATCCTGATTACCCACCACCACAATGACCACGTGGGCGGTGTAGAGCAGCTCAAGCAAGCCACAGGCGCCAAGGTCTATGGCCCGGCCAGCGAAAAAATCCCGGCCCGTGACGTCGCGCTCAACGATAACGACCGGATCGAGGTGCTGGGCTGGGGCTTCGACGTGCTCGCCGTGCCGGGACACACCCTGGGACATATAGCCTTTTATCATCATGGCTTGCTGTTCTGCGGCGACACCCTGTTCGCCGCCGGTTGTGGGCGTTTGTTCGAAGGCACGCCGCAACAGATGTACAACTCCCTGGAGCGCCTGGCCGCGCTGCCGGCCGACACACTGGTCTACTGCACCCACGAGTACACCCAAAGCAACCTGCGCTTTGCCCAGGCCGTGGAACCGCACAACGCCGATATCGCCGAACGGGTGGCTAAAGTCAGCCAACTTCGGGCAGCCGGCAAGATGACGGTGCCCTCGACCCTGGCCCTGGAAAAACTCACCAACCCGTTTTTGCGCACCGCTGAAACATCCGTTAAACAAAAAGCGGACGAGTGGGGGAACCGCGATAACCGCGCCGGGAGCGAGGTTTTTGCTAGCTTGCGAGCGTGGAAAGACACGTTCTAA
- a CDS encoding lytic transglycosylase domain-containing protein, which yields MSSSIRKSNHSDALTRLAQAIAVAVSATLAGCQTTHFAAQSTVQPKPVLTAKIKQKPLWLSEKPSPQVPQDVWERMRQGFQLQDGVGVNPRIEQQRLWFASNPSFLENASERGSLYIHYIVERLEERNMPLELALLPVIESAYNPMAYSRSDAVGLWQFIPSTGRYFNLRQTRAYDGRRDITASTTAALDYLTRLHDMFNGDWLLALAAYNAGEGTVSRAIERNEKLGLPTDYWNLPLPQETKDYVPKFLALSQVVLAPEAYGVNLNPIANTPYFEMVEVKQSMDLSRVAALAEIDEDELFQLNPAFKQRTTLDGPQHLLVPTSKAQLLASSLSSMNPEELLSLRPKKPVFDEVEHKAVAGRSRSYKVKSGDNLTLIAKANKVNVHDLQRWNKLNGQALKVGQTLVMQDTRKLVAKARGKKPVQYKVKKGDSLYLVAKRFNVEMQHLKRWNPRTGQALKPGQMLVVSGPR from the coding sequence ATGTCGTCATCTATTCGTAAGTCCAACCATTCAGACGCATTGACCCGCCTGGCTCAAGCCATTGCGGTGGCCGTATCCGCAACTCTGGCGGGCTGCCAAACCACTCATTTCGCTGCACAATCCACCGTGCAACCCAAACCCGTACTCACAGCCAAGATCAAGCAAAAACCCCTTTGGCTCTCAGAGAAGCCAAGCCCGCAGGTACCCCAGGATGTCTGGGAGCGCATGCGCCAGGGGTTCCAACTGCAGGACGGTGTCGGCGTCAACCCGCGTATCGAGCAACAGCGCCTGTGGTTCGCCAGCAACCCGTCCTTCCTGGAGAACGCCAGCGAACGCGGCAGCCTCTATATTCACTACATCGTCGAACGCCTTGAAGAACGCAACATGCCCCTGGAACTGGCACTGCTGCCAGTGATTGAAAGTGCCTACAACCCAATGGCCTATTCACGCAGCGATGCGGTCGGCCTGTGGCAATTCATTCCCTCCACCGGGCGCTACTTCAACCTGCGCCAGACCCGTGCCTACGACGGCCGTCGCGACATCACCGCCTCCACCACCGCCGCCCTGGACTATCTGACACGTCTGCATGACATGTTCAACGGCGACTGGCTGCTGGCCCTGGCGGCCTATAACGCGGGTGAAGGCACCGTCAGCCGGGCCATCGAGCGCAACGAGAAGCTCGGCCTGCCCACCGACTACTGGAACCTGCCACTGCCCCAGGAAACCAAGGACTACGTGCCCAAGTTCCTGGCGCTGTCCCAGGTGGTGCTGGCCCCCGAGGCCTACGGCGTCAACCTGAACCCGATTGCCAACACGCCATACTTCGAAATGGTCGAAGTCAAGCAAAGCATGGACCTGTCCCGGGTCGCCGCGCTGGCCGAGATCGACGAAGACGAACTGTTCCAGCTCAACCCGGCCTTCAAGCAACGCACCACCCTGGACGGTCCCCAGCATTTGTTGGTGCCCACCTCCAAGGCGCAGTTACTGGCCAGTAGCCTGTCCTCGATGAACCCCGAGGAATTGTTGAGCCTGCGCCCGAAAAAGCCGGTGTTTGACGAAGTCGAGCACAAGGCCGTGGCCGGGCGCTCGCGCAGCTATAAGGTCAAGAGCGGCGACAACCTGACGCTGATTGCCAAGGCCAACAAGGTCAACGTGCATGACCTGCAGCGCTGGAACAAGCTCAATGGCCAGGCCTTGAAGGTCGGCCAGACCCTGGTGATGCAGGACACCCGTAAACTGGTGGCCAAGGCTCGCGGCAAGAAGCCGGTGCAATACAAGGTCAAGAAAGGTGACTCGCTGTACTTGGTTGCCAAGCGCTTCAACGTCGAGATGCAACATCTCAAGCGTTGGAACCCTCGCACTGGCCAGGCCTTGAAGCCGGGGCAGATGCTGGTGGTCTCCGGGCCAAGATAA
- a CDS encoding extracellular solute-binding protein, whose protein sequence is MKRPLLLLISLALSFCANATITENHGYAQFGTLKYPAKFTHFDWVNPAAPKGGTLRVMAFGTFDTLNPYTFKGSSPVSTANFLQYGVNELNEPLMVGTGQYAPSGDEPTSSYGLIAQSVEYSEDRSWVVFNLRPQARFHDGKPITADDVAFSYRTLLTEGHPQYRTNLQEVARVDVLNPHRIRFVFKRAGNPLLILRLGELPVLPQHYWKNRDFKATTFEPPLGSGPYRISQVQPGRQLVFERVKDYWGKDLPVNRGFYNYDKVEVEFYRDSDVAFEAFKAGEFDIYIEHQAKNWANGYNFPAVNRGEVIKAQIAHQVPTQSQGLFMNSRRATFSQAKVREALGLMFDFEWTNRTLFSGAYKRTLSYYPNSEFAASGLPVGHEWLMLSPYRDRLPANLFTQAFSLPQTDGRGIPRETLRRALGLLAEGGWTLSGQRLLDSNGQPLRFEILLVNPNLERILQPYVENLRSIGIDARLRTVDRAQYKQRLDQFDFDMILMTLNQTLSPGLEQWQYFHSSQAAIKGSKNYAGIANPVVDHLLEQLLAAQTRDQQVAAGRALDRVLLWQHYSIPNWYLNYHRLAYRNRFAFVTTPPYSLGLRAWWLKASEKPQ, encoded by the coding sequence TTGAAGCGTCCCCTCCTTCTACTAATAAGTCTGGCCTTGAGCTTTTGTGCGAATGCGACCATTACCGAGAACCACGGTTATGCGCAGTTCGGTACGCTCAAGTACCCGGCCAAATTCACCCACTTCGATTGGGTAAACCCCGCAGCGCCCAAGGGCGGCACCTTGCGGGTCATGGCATTTGGCACGTTTGATACCCTCAACCCCTATACCTTCAAGGGCTCCAGCCCAGTCTCAACCGCCAATTTCCTGCAATACGGCGTCAATGAGCTCAACGAGCCGCTGATGGTCGGCACCGGCCAGTACGCCCCGTCCGGCGACGAGCCCACGTCCAGTTATGGCCTGATTGCCCAATCTGTGGAGTACAGCGAGGACCGCAGTTGGGTGGTGTTCAACCTGCGCCCGCAAGCGCGTTTCCATGACGGCAAGCCCATTACCGCCGACGACGTGGCGTTTTCCTACCGCACGTTGCTGACCGAAGGCCATCCGCAATACCGCACCAACCTGCAGGAAGTGGCCCGGGTGGATGTACTCAACCCCCATCGCATCCGCTTCGTGTTCAAGCGCGCCGGCAACCCGTTGTTGATCCTGCGCCTGGGTGAGTTGCCGGTGCTGCCTCAGCACTACTGGAAAAACCGCGACTTCAAGGCCACCACCTTCGAGCCACCGCTGGGCAGCGGGCCCTATCGCATCAGCCAGGTCCAACCGGGCCGGCAATTGGTGTTCGAGCGGGTCAAGGACTATTGGGGCAAAGACCTGCCGGTCAATCGCGGGTTCTACAACTACGACAAGGTCGAGGTGGAGTTCTATCGCGACAGCGACGTGGCCTTCGAGGCATTCAAGGCCGGCGAATTCGACATTTATATCGAACACCAGGCCAAAAACTGGGCCAATGGCTACAACTTCCCGGCGGTGAACCGTGGCGAAGTCATCAAGGCGCAGATTGCCCACCAGGTTCCGACCCAGAGCCAGGGCCTGTTCATGAACAGCCGGCGCGCCACTTTCAGCCAGGCCAAGGTGCGCGAAGCGCTGGGGTTGATGTTCGATTTCGAGTGGACCAACCGCACCCTGTTCAGCGGCGCCTATAAACGCACCCTGAGCTACTACCCCAACAGCGAATTCGCAGCCAGCGGCCTGCCGGTGGGTCATGAATGGCTGATGCTCTCACCCTATCGCGACCGACTACCGGCCAATCTGTTTACCCAGGCCTTCAGCCTGCCGCAGACCGACGGGCGCGGCATCCCCCGGGAAACCTTGCGTCGTGCCCTCGGCCTGCTGGCCGAAGGTGGCTGGACACTCTCTGGCCAGCGCCTGCTCGACAGCAATGGCCAGCCGCTGCGTTTCGAAATCCTGCTGGTCAACCCGAACCTGGAGCGCATCCTGCAACCTTACGTCGAAAACCTGCGCAGCATCGGCATCGATGCCCGCCTGCGTACGGTAGACCGCGCGCAGTACAAGCAGCGCCTCGATCAGTTTGATTTCGACATGATCCTGATGACCCTCAACCAGACCTTGAGCCCTGGCCTTGAGCAGTGGCAGTACTTCCACTCCAGCCAGGCCGCGATCAAAGGCAGCAAGAACTACGCGGGCATCGCCAACCCGGTGGTCGACCACCTGCTGGAGCAACTGCTCGCCGCGCAGACCCGCGACCAACAAGTCGCCGCCGGCCGGGCTTTGGACCGGGTCCTGCTGTGGCAGCACTACAGTATTCCCAATTGGTATCTCAACTATCATCGCCTGGCGTACCGTAACCGGTTCGCCTTCGTCACCACGCCGCCCTACAGCCTGGGCCTGAGAGCGTGGTGGCTGAAAGCTTCGGAGAAACCCCAATGA
- a CDS encoding extracellular solute-binding protein, producing the protein MMPLRTAIISGLLFCAQAVAAPQHALTLYDEPPKYPANFKHVDYVNPDAPKGGTFREAAMGSFDSLNPFISKGVPADNITLVYDTLAQQGLDEPITEYGLIAGKIEKAPDNSWVRFYLRPEARFHDGHPVHAEDVVFTFETLITQGSPIYRTYYADVAEVIAEDPLRVLFKFKHTSNRELPLILGQLPVLPKHWWAGRDFAKSSLEIPLGSGPYKVAEVKPGRSIRYERVKDYWGKDLPVNKGLYNFDYRVSDYYRDSTVALEALKAGQFDYWQEMTAKNWANAYNVPAVAEGRLIKEELPNGNPTGMQGFVFNIRKPMFQDVRVRKAISLLMDFEWTNKQLFNGAYTRTRSYFENSDMAATGLPSPAELAILEPLRGRIPDEAFTQAFAPAKTDASGMIRTQQREAYQLLQEAGWRIVDDKMVDTTGKPVSIEFMLAQTDFERILLPFKRNLADLGIELVIRRVDVSQYVNRVRSRDFDMMVGSFPQSSSPGNEQREFWQSSSADKPGSRNYIGLKDPAIDELVEQLINADSRNSLVAHAKALDRVLQFGYYVIPNWHIKTYRVAYWNHLGHPKVPPRYDVGIATWWIKPDQAPAVTPQPQTTAVPASGGD; encoded by the coding sequence ATGATGCCTTTGCGTACTGCGATTATCAGTGGCCTGTTGTTTTGCGCCCAGGCCGTTGCTGCCCCACAACATGCCCTGACCCTGTATGACGAGCCGCCCAAGTACCCGGCCAATTTCAAGCATGTCGACTACGTCAACCCGGATGCGCCCAAAGGCGGCACCTTTCGCGAAGCAGCCATGGGCAGCTTCGACAGCCTCAATCCGTTTATCAGCAAGGGCGTGCCCGCCGATAACATCACCCTGGTCTACGACACCCTGGCCCAGCAGGGCCTGGACGAGCCCATCACTGAATATGGCCTGATCGCCGGCAAGATCGAAAAGGCCCCGGATAACAGCTGGGTACGCTTCTACCTGCGGCCCGAAGCGCGCTTCCACGATGGCCATCCGGTGCATGCCGAAGATGTGGTGTTCACCTTTGAAACCCTGATCACCCAGGGCAGCCCGATCTACCGCACCTACTACGCCGACGTCGCCGAAGTGATCGCCGAAGACCCGTTGCGCGTGCTGTTCAAGTTCAAGCACACCAGTAACCGCGAGCTGCCGTTAATCCTCGGCCAATTGCCAGTGTTGCCCAAACACTGGTGGGCCGGGCGTGACTTTGCCAAGAGCAGCCTGGAGATCCCCCTGGGCAGCGGCCCGTACAAAGTGGCCGAGGTCAAGCCAGGGCGCTCGATCCGCTACGAGCGGGTCAAGGATTACTGGGGCAAGGACCTGCCCGTCAACAAGGGCCTGTACAACTTCGATTACCGCGTCAGCGATTACTACCGCGACAGCACCGTGGCCCTAGAGGCGCTCAAGGCCGGGCAGTTCGATTACTGGCAGGAAATGACGGCCAAGAACTGGGCCAACGCCTACAACGTCCCGGCCGTGGCCGAGGGCCGGCTGATCAAGGAAGAACTGCCGAACGGCAATCCCACCGGGATGCAGGGTTTTGTGTTCAATATCCGCAAGCCGATGTTCCAGGACGTGCGGGTGCGCAAGGCGATCAGCCTGTTGATGGACTTCGAATGGACTAACAAGCAACTGTTCAACGGCGCCTACACCCGTACCCGCAGCTATTTCGAGAACTCGGACATGGCCGCCACCGGCCTGCCCAGCCCTGCCGAACTGGCGATTCTCGAACCGCTGCGCGGCAGGATCCCTGACGAAGCCTTCACCCAGGCCTTCGCCCCGGCAAAAACCGATGCCAGCGGCATGATCCGCACCCAGCAGCGCGAAGCCTACCAACTGTTGCAAGAGGCCGGCTGGCGCATTGTTGACGACAAGATGGTCGACACCACCGGCAAGCCGGTGAGCATCGAGTTCATGCTGGCCCAGACCGACTTCGAGCGCATCCTGCTGCCGTTCAAGCGCAACCTGGCGGACCTGGGCATCGAACTGGTGATCCGCCGGGTCGATGTCTCGCAATACGTCAACCGCGTGCGCTCGCGGGACTTCGACATGATGGTCGGCAGCTTTCCGCAGTCCTCTTCACCGGGTAACGAGCAGCGTGAGTTCTGGCAATCGAGCAGTGCCGACAAGCCCGGCAGCCGCAACTACATCGGCCTCAAGGACCCGGCCATCGACGAATTGGTGGAACAATTGATCAACGCCGACTCGCGTAACAGCCTGGTGGCCCACGCCAAGGCCCTGGACCGGGTCTTGCAGTTTGGCTACTACGTGATCCCCAACTGGCATATCAAGACCTACCGCGTGGCCTATTGGAATCACCTTGGCCACCCTAAAGTCCCGCCGCGCTATGACGTGGGCATTGCCACTTGGTGGATCAAGCCCGATCAGGCCCCGGCCGTGACGCCGCAACCCCAGACCACGGCCGTTCCGGCGAGCGGAGGCGACTGA
- a CDS encoding microcin C ABC transporter permease YejB, whose product MLAYIFRRLLLIIPTLFGILLINFVIIQAAPGGPVEQMIAKLEGFEGATSRIAGGGAEVSVAGSSYRGAQGLDPTLIKEIEKMYGFDKSAPERLWIMVKNYAQLDFGDSFFRDAKVIDLIKEKMPVSISLGLWSTLIMYLVSIPLGIAKATRHGSHFDVWTSSAIIVGYAIPAFLFAILLIVVFAGGSYFDWFPLRGLTSNNFDELSWGGKILDYFWHLALPVTALVIGNFATMTLLTKNSFLDEINKQYVITAKAKGLTNHRVLYGHVFRNAMLLVIAGFPSAFIGIFFTGSLLVEVIFSLDGLGLMSFEAAINRDYPVVFGTLFIFTLLGLVVKLIGDLTYTLVDPRIDFESREH is encoded by the coding sequence ATGCTGGCTTATATTTTTCGCAGGTTGCTGCTGATCATCCCCACGCTGTTCGGCATTTTGCTGATCAACTTTGTGATTATCCAGGCCGCCCCCGGCGGCCCGGTGGAACAAATGATCGCCAAGCTCGAAGGCTTTGAAGGTGCTACCAGCCGCATCGCCGGTGGCGGTGCCGAAGTCTCGGTGGCCGGCTCCAGCTACCGCGGGGCCCAGGGCCTGGACCCGACGCTGATCAAGGAAATCGAGAAGATGTACGGCTTCGACAAGTCGGCGCCGGAACGCTTGTGGATCATGGTCAAGAACTACGCCCAGCTGGACTTTGGCGACAGCTTCTTTCGCGACGCCAAGGTCATCGACCTGATCAAGGAGAAAATGCCGGTGTCCATCTCCCTCGGGTTATGGAGCACCCTGATCATGTACCTGGTCTCGATCCCCCTGGGGATCGCCAAGGCCACTCGCCATGGCAGCCACTTTGACGTGTGGACCAGTTCGGCAATCATCGTCGGCTATGCGATCCCGGCGTTCCTGTTTGCCATCCTGTTGATCGTGGTGTTTGCCGGCGGCAGTTATTTTGACTGGTTCCCGTTGCGGGGACTGACCTCCAACAACTTTGACGAACTGAGCTGGGGCGGCAAAATCCTCGACTACTTCTGGCACCTGGCGCTGCCGGTCACGGCCCTGGTCATCGGTAACTTCGCCACCATGACCCTGCTGACCAAAAACAGCTTTCTCGACGAGATCAACAAGCAGTACGTGATCACCGCCAAGGCCAAGGGCCTGACCAATCACCGCGTGCTCTACGGCCATGTGTTCCGCAACGCCATGCTGCTGGTGATCGCCGGGTTCCCTTCAGCGTTTATCGGCATCTTTTTTACCGGCTCGCTGCTAGTCGAAGTGATCTTCTCCCTCGACGGCCTGGGCCTGATGAGCTTTGAAGCGGCGATCAACCGCGATTACCCGGTGGTGTTCGGCACGCTGTTTATCTTCACCCTGCTGGGCCTGGTGGTGAAACTGATCGGTGATTTGACCTACACCCTGGTCGACCCGCGTATCGACTTCGAAAGCCGGGAGCATTGA